In Maridesulfovibrio sp., the genomic stretch TCGGCAAAGGAAACGGCGCGGTCAACGACATAAGCTGGACATGGTCAACAGGAACACATTGGCGAGGTCCCATCCCCGGCAGGGATGAAGATATCTGGGGTGTTGCAGCAGGAGGAGCGCAGGGCAATAAACATACTGACAACACAGACATGGAGTACCATTACGAAACATACTATCAGATTAAACTTGGGGACAACTTTTCAATTGTACCGGACCTGACTTATGTGACCAACTCTAATGCCGACAGTAATAATGATGATATCGTGTTCGGAATGTTGAAATTCTTCTTCACTTTTTCCACACCCGGTTCATAAACATCTTAACAGGTTGGGATAATATGAAAAAGATACGAACATTTATCGCACACCCCGTACCAGAAGAATGGAAGCAAATAATCGGGGAAGCATTCAGCGGACTGCGGGAAGGGATGCAATCAAGAATCACATGGGTGAAGCCGGAAAACCTGCATCTCACCCTTAAATTCCTAGGCAGTGTAGAAGAAGATAAACTCGCCGAGGTGCAGGGAGTACTCAAAAAAGTTCCGGTTGTAAACTTTAAAATAACCACCGCCGGAGCTGGTTTTTTCCCGGCTATTGAGAAGCCTCATATTATCTGGATGGGAATTGCCGGAGGGACAAAAGAATATTGTGCCAACGAAGCTGCCATTGAATCTGCCATGACAGGGCTGGACTTTGAGCCGAACAAAAATGAATGTCATGCCCACATTACCCTCGGCAGAGTAAAAAGAGCAACCAAAGACGATTGGAGCGCACTGGCTGAAAGAATAAACGACATCAAGC encodes the following:
- the thpR gene encoding RNA 2',3'-cyclic phosphodiesterase, whose product is MKKIRTFIAHPVPEEWKQIIGEAFSGLREGMQSRITWVKPENLHLTLKFLGSVEEDKLAEVQGVLKKVPVVNFKITTAGAGFFPAIEKPHIIWMGIAGGTKEYCANEAAIESAMTGLDFEPNKNECHAHITLGRVKRATKDDWSALAERINDIKLPEAEINSFILYKSTLTPEGPIYSAIEKYK